CCGCGGCAATGCCAAACCATCCCAGTACCGTATTAGAAGCATGGCCGATATTTACTGCTTCGGCATGCATAATAGCTCCTATAGACCAGATGATCAGCGCCCAGGCATAGCCCCATTTGGTGCCCAACCGGTCTACAATGCGGCCCGCAAACAACATGGACAAGGCATATACAAACTGGAACACTGCAGTTATATTTCCGTAGTCAGTGTTACTCCATCCAAATTCTCTCGTTAGTTCAGGTGCCAGTAAACTCAGCACCTGCCGGTCCAGGTAGTTAACCGTTGTGGCAAAGAACAGCAATCCGCAGATCGTCCACCTGTATTTTCCTATGGCTTTTTGCATTACTACTTACTTTTTATTGATTGGATCGTATTTAAAACGGCGGTTGTGGATGCTGCAATGGTGGCATAATCCTTATCGGCCATTAATTGCTTGCTCACCAGCTTGCTTCCCATTCCTACCGCACATACGCCGGCCTTAAACCAGCCTTCGATACTTTCGTGGGTGGTATCTACACCTCCGGTTGGCATAAACCGCAACTTCGGAAAAATATCCCGGATGGTGCTCAGGTATTTCGGCCCCAGCATATCACCGGGGAATAATTTTATGAATTGAACACCGGCATTCTCAGCAGCAATGATCTCGGTGGGTGTCATACAACCCGGCGCATAGAACACTTTTCTTTCTGCTGCAAAAGCCGCTATTTCGGGAACAAAGCCCGGACTCACGAAAAAGTCAGCGCCGGCTTCCAGATAGCTCTGGGCATCCTGCAGATTCTTTACGGTACCAATTCCCAGCAACAAGCCCGGCATTTCCTCGTTACGGATGGCCACCAGTTTTTTGAAATTACTAAACGCTGCTTCTCCCCGGTTTGTATACTCGACGGCCCGCACACCTGCTCCGTGTAACGCCCGCAGTACTTCGATACTTACGGTTTCATCTGCGTTAAAGTACAAAGGCAGCATGCCTTGTTCTATAATAATGTCGATTGTTTGTTGCACTGCCATTCTTATATTTTTATTTTCATTACTAATTTTTTAATCAGGCCGTCGCCGATCATCGGCGCATGCACATCTTCCGGGAAAAAGATCACGAATTGTCCCGCATTCAATGTAAAGAATGTATCCGGCGCATCTTTATAAAACTGCACGTCCTTTTCGGGGTTGTAATCTCCGTTTGGCGTAATGCAGTTCTGCCGGGGCTTCCAGCCCATTTGCTCTGTGCCGCTGATCACATACTGGATATCGATAAACCGGCTGTGGCATTCAAATTTCTCCAGCGCGGTCTCTGCTTTTTTACCGGGAGCTTCGGAAACGATTGCTTTTACTGTATCTTCTTCCACCACGTAGGTGCCCGCCGGCGTGCTAAAAAGATCTGTTTGCCGGATATAGTCAAATGCCTTTTTAAACAGCGGATGCAATGCTGCATAGTTCAATCCGTTTTTTATTGTATCAATGATCATAAAGTTCTTATTAAATGGCTCCTCCCCGGAGATGGTATTTACCGGGGTTTCAGGTATATTGTTTTTCCAGTTCTCGCAGCTGCACGTGCGGCATCCAGGATCTCTACCACCGTTACATTTACCGGCAGTTCGTACAAGTCATGGGCATCCTGCTTCAGCGTTCCCCGTATTACACCTGCAAAAACCGCAAACGGATCTTCAAAAGGCGCCGGCCGCGGATCCAGGGTTTGTGTGGTTTCCGGAAGCTTTCCATCCAGCCGCGTTCGTACCGTTGTCCGGTCTACAGCAATAGCGTACCCTTTGGTTCCATATACCTCCATATCCTTACGGCTAAAGGTCCAGCTCCAGGAGGCCTGGATCACACATTGGGTTTCGGGGTACTGCAGGATGATCGTTGCCTCGTCTTCCACCTTCGGATACCGGTCGGGCCGGTTCTGATGCGTAACAGCTGTTACTGATAAAGGACGCTGACCGTCCATTAACCAGGTCATCAGGTTGGCTCCGTAGCAACCAAAATCTGTAAGCGCACCTCCTCCGTTCTTTACCGGGTCTGTAAGCCAGGAAACAAAATGCCGGTTCATCGCCCAGGGCCCCTCATGGCCATCGTTTACCAACACCTTCCGCAACCGGCCCAGTTTGCCATCCTTAAAGCAGTTCCTTACGTACTGGTTGCTGGCGTACCAGGAGGTTTCAAAATTGGTCAGCACTTTTATGCCATACCGTTTTGCCAGTGTCGTTATTTCCTGCGCGTCTCTGTAGGTGGTAGCCAGCGGCTTTTCTACCATTACATGGATCCCGCGTGGCGCGGCCGCCCGTACTACCTCTATATGCTCATTCATCGGGCCAAAGGCCATTACACCTTCCGGTTTAACCTGGTCGAGCATCTGCTTCAAATCCGTATAAAAAAGAGCTCCCGGTAGGACATACCGCTCCCGGAATTCACGTACGCGGTCGGCATTTCTCTCGTAAATACCGGCAATCTCTATATCCCCTTTCAATTTCAGGTTGTAGATCCAGTCGCTATGACCGTGCGTAATACCCGCGATGGCAAGCCGCACGGGTTGCTGCGCCCGGATGGTCCATGCAATCAACATGGCCGGTGTAAGAAAAAGAAGCAACCGCTGTATCGTCTTTATTTTCTTCATAATTGTTGCCGGCCTGCTGCTTGTTACCGCTGCACGCGTCCGCTGGCATCGCCTTTCATCAGCGTTTTTACATCGCTTAATGTGGCATGGTTCAGGTCTCCGGGGATGGTATGTTTTAATGCAGAAGCGGCCACGCCAAACTCAGCAGCGTCGGCCATGCTCATACCGGTAACCAGCCCGTAGATCAGGCCGCTGGCAAAACTATCGCCGCTTCCCACACGGTCCACGATGCGTACATCATATTTACGTGTGTGATAAAACTCCGTACCGTCACTCACGAGCGCGCTCCAACCGTTATCGCTGGCGCTGTAGCTTTCGCGCAAAGAGGAAGCGATATATTTAAAATTGAATTTTTCCTTCATCTGCCGGATTACATCTTTATAGCCATCCAGGTTCAGTTCTCCTTTCGTAATATCGGTATCTGCGGCTTTAAAGCCCAGCGTGGTTTCCGCATCCTCCTCGTTACCGATACAAACATCTACATATTTGCAAAGCGCGCTCATCACTTCCCTGGCTTTTTCCTTGCTCCATAACTTTTTACGGTAGTTCAGATCAATGCTGGTAGTGATGCCCTTTGCTTTTGCCGCTTTCAGCGCAGCTTCGGTTAATGCTGCTGCTTTATCACTCAGTGCCGGGGTTATACCGGTTGTATGAAACCAATCGGCGCCGTCGAATATTTTGTCAAAATCAAACTCGCTGGCCTCCACTTCGGCAATGGCCGCGCCAGCGCGATCGTATATCACCTGCGAAGCCCGCATGGAGGCTCCTGTTTCCAGGAAATAAATTCCCAGGCGGTCACCACCTCTTGCTACAAAATCCGTATTCACTCCATAACGGCGCAAATGATTAATGGCCGCCTGGCCAATGGCATTATCCGGCACCTTGGATACAAAATAACCATTCAACCCATAATTGGAAAGCGCAACTGCTACGTTGGCTTCACCGCCACCATAAGTAACATCAAAAGAATCCGCCTGAACAAAACGCTCAAAACCCGGAGTGGACAAGCGTAACATGATTTCGCCCAGTGTAACAACTTTTTTTGACATAATAATATGCTCTATTTTTTATTTGTTAGAATTAAAAGATCGATCAGACGTACCGCCATCAAAAAAAACTGAATGCCCAATATGGCTACCATTGCAAAAGGTACGTACTTCTGCCGGTACCCCGATTTGTTGTAGGGCAGTAAGCTCGCCGGTAAACTGATCAAAAAGCCCAAAACCGGAATACCCAAGGCAAGAAACAGGAACAGGTCCCTTCTTATTCCACCGTCTCCAACCGACCGGTCATAAAGATCCGCAAATTGTTTATCCATTGTTGCAAGGGTGGTAAAATACAACAAGACGGTTAGTAAAACAGCCATCCCCAGCATGCCCCAAACAGTTACCCGCCTCAGAAAAAAAGGAACACCCGGCGGCGCTTCCGGAAACAGGTTTTCTGTTATATGTTGGTTGATGGCCACAATACTTCTATAATAAGGTAGCAATTGGTGCCGGATCCATATCTGTATACTGTTTGTTTTCGCCAGCCATGCCCCAGATGAACCCGTAGTTGGAAGTACCGCAGCCAAAGTGCATGCTCCAGGGCGGAGAAATCACCGCTTCCTGGTTCTTCATGATGATGTGACGAGTTTGCTGCGGCTGGCCCATCATATGAAACAGGCGCTGTTCTTCCGGCAGGTCGAAATAAAAATAGATTTCAGTTCTGCGGGTATGTGTATGCGGAGGAACGGAGTTCCACACACTGCCTGTTTCCAGTACTGTAAGCCCCATTACCAGCTGGCAGCTCTGGATCCCTTCTTCATGAATGTATTTATAAATGGTCCGTTTATTGGAAGTAGTAATATCCCCCATTGAAACAGGTGCTGCCTGCTCCTTGGTGTACTTGATAGTGGGATAGTTGTGATGTGCCGGTGCTGATAAAATATAAAACGCCGCAGGTTCTTTTTTCCCGTTGCTGCTAAAGCTTATCTTTTTGGACCCGCGGCCGATATACAGGCAGTCCAGTTTATCCAGCGCAAACTTCTGACCATCTACGGTAATCGTGCCTTTTCCTCCTACGTTGATAATCCCCATTTCCCGGCGTTGCAGGAAAAATTCTGATTTTAGTTCTTCTTCATTTTTCAGTGCTACAGCTTTTGCTACGGGCTTTACACCTCCAACGATCAGGCGATCATAGAAGCTGTAAACCAGGGTCAACTTGTCGGTCTTCATCAGCTCTTCAACAAGAAAGCTTTCCCGCAACTGCTCGGAGGTCATTCCCTTTGTTTCCTGCGGGCTGTGTTCGTATCTTATTTCCATTTTCGAATTTCTTATTTATTATTTCTAATTTCTGATTTTATCACCGGCCCATCCAGCCACCATCAACGGTTAATAGAGTGCCATGCACATAGCTGCCCGCCTCGGAAGCAAGGAAAACGGCAGGACCTGCAAAATCTTCCGGTGTACCCCAGCGGCCTGCCGGGATCCGGTCCAGGATCGATTTGCTGCGCTCCGCATCTTCCCGCAATGCCTGC
The sequence above is a segment of the Niabella agricola genome. Coding sequences within it:
- a CDS encoding beta/alpha barrel domain-containing protein, whose translation is MAVQQTIDIIIEQGMLPLYFNADETVSIEVLRALHGAGVRAVEYTNRGEAAFSNFKKLVAIRNEEMPGLLLGIGTVKNLQDAQSYLEAGADFFVSPGFVPEIAAFAAERKVFYAPGCMTPTEIIAAENAGVQFIKLFPGDMLGPKYLSTIRDIFPKLRFMPTGGVDTTHESIEGWFKAGVCAVGMGSKLVSKQLMADKDYATIAASTTAVLNTIQSIKSK
- a CDS encoding YhcH/YjgK/YiaL family protein codes for the protein MIIDTIKNGLNYAALHPLFKKAFDYIRQTDLFSTPAGTYVVEEDTVKAIVSEAPGKKAETALEKFECHSRFIDIQYVISGTEQMGWKPRQNCITPNGDYNPEKDVQFYKDAPDTFFTLNAGQFVIFFPEDVHAPMIGDGLIKKLVMKIKI
- a CDS encoding Gfo/Idh/MocA family protein, translated to MKKIKTIQRLLLFLTPAMLIAWTIRAQQPVRLAIAGITHGHSDWIYNLKLKGDIEIAGIYERNADRVREFRERYVLPGALFYTDLKQMLDQVKPEGVMAFGPMNEHIEVVRAAAPRGIHVMVEKPLATTYRDAQEITTLAKRYGIKVLTNFETSWYASNQYVRNCFKDGKLGRLRKVLVNDGHEGPWAMNRHFVSWLTDPVKNGGGALTDFGCYGANLMTWLMDGQRPLSVTAVTHQNRPDRYPKVEDEATIILQYPETQCVIQASWSWTFSRKDMEVYGTKGYAIAVDRTTVRTRLDGKLPETTQTLDPRPAPFEDPFAVFAGVIRGTLKQDAHDLYELPVNVTVVEILDAARAAARTGKTIYLKPR
- a CDS encoding sugar kinase; translated protein: MSKKVVTLGEIMLRLSTPGFERFVQADSFDVTYGGGEANVAVALSNYGLNGYFVSKVPDNAIGQAAINHLRRYGVNTDFVARGGDRLGIYFLETGASMRASQVIYDRAGAAIAEVEASEFDFDKIFDGADWFHTTGITPALSDKAAALTEAALKAAKAKGITTSIDLNYRKKLWSKEKAREVMSALCKYVDVCIGNEEDAETTLGFKAADTDITKGELNLDGYKDVIRQMKEKFNFKYIASSLRESYSASDNGWSALVSDGTEFYHTRKYDVRIVDRVGSGDSFASGLIYGLVTGMSMADAAEFGVAASALKHTIPGDLNHATLSDVKTLMKGDASGRVQR
- the kduI gene encoding 5-dehydro-4-deoxy-D-glucuronate isomerase; translated protein: MEIRYEHSPQETKGMTSEQLRESFLVEELMKTDKLTLVYSFYDRLIVGGVKPVAKAVALKNEEELKSEFFLQRREMGIINVGGKGTITVDGQKFALDKLDCLYIGRGSKKISFSSNGKKEPAAFYILSAPAHHNYPTIKYTKEQAAPVSMGDITTSNKRTIYKYIHEEGIQSCQLVMGLTVLETGSVWNSVPPHTHTRRTEIYFYFDLPEEQRLFHMMGQPQQTRHIIMKNQEAVISPPWSMHFGCGTSNYGFIWGMAGENKQYTDMDPAPIATLL